The Pseudomonas baetica genome includes a region encoding these proteins:
- a CDS encoding putative quinol monooxygenase, with protein sequence MSNEVINTVQVQAAAGRADELGRQLQKIVETLRETPGCDSYMVDRCPEDSHRWMVSARWQSEAAMQAHFNRPEAQGFIDLIDSRLANSVDFNSFPIV encoded by the coding sequence ATGTCCAACGAAGTGATCAACACCGTACAGGTGCAGGCCGCCGCCGGCCGTGCGGATGAACTGGGCAGGCAACTGCAGAAGATCGTCGAAACCCTGCGTGAAACGCCGGGCTGCGACTCCTATATGGTCGACCGCTGTCCCGAAGACAGCCACCGCTGGATGGTCAGTGCCCGTTGGCAGTCGGAAGCGGCGATGCAGGCGCATTTCAACCGGCCCGAGGCGCAGGGGTTTATTGACCTGATCGATAGTCGATTGGCCAATAGTGTGGATTTCAACAGCTTCCCTATCGTCTGA
- a CDS encoding PLP-dependent aminotransferase family protein — protein MELHVVINGRKDLAGQLYQQLRGAIESGRLAAGTQLPPSRLLAEQLGISRKTISDTYAQLTYENFLTGVIGKGTYVNARPAQVQRKQSHTELASAEVIERWRNLPVFLRHPTLEGSLRYDFIGGATSKGQFPHDDWRRCVSHAMRQMAGSKGFYSVPEGLPALRNAIARHIAFSRGVNCQDEDIVVCNGAQQALDLITRVLISPGSRVAMEDPGYPPARLLFGTHGADVVGVPVDDEGIVVEQIPEGTRLIYVTPSHQFPLSMPMSQARREALLARAYELGAIIIEDDYDSEFRYEGRPTDSLFSLDQRGIVAYVGTFSKTLLPELRLGYAILPPAILEAVIRAKQLTDLHASTLPQWALAKFIAEGCLLKHIRRCHTIYAQRRERILARMASDLSPWLEAVPPSAGFHMAAFCKRPIDLPLVIELAKKVEVGLYAIDGFYYQQPIKSGLYFGFGAIETLDIDIALDRLRDILQQVA, from the coding sequence ATGGAACTTCACGTTGTGATCAACGGCCGCAAGGATCTGGCCGGTCAGTTGTATCAGCAACTGCGTGGCGCCATCGAATCCGGGCGTTTGGCCGCTGGCACACAATTGCCTCCGAGCCGCTTGCTGGCCGAGCAACTGGGGATTTCGCGCAAAACCATTTCCGACACCTACGCCCAACTGACCTACGAAAACTTCCTCACCGGCGTGATCGGCAAAGGCACCTACGTCAACGCACGCCCGGCGCAAGTCCAGCGCAAGCAAAGCCATACCGAACTGGCCAGCGCCGAGGTGATCGAGCGCTGGCGCAATCTGCCGGTGTTTCTGCGTCACCCGACGCTGGAAGGTTCGCTGCGCTACGACTTTATCGGCGGCGCCACCAGCAAGGGCCAGTTCCCCCATGACGACTGGCGCCGCTGTGTCTCTCATGCGATGCGCCAGATGGCCGGTTCAAAAGGCTTCTACAGCGTGCCCGAAGGCTTGCCGGCGCTGCGCAATGCGATTGCCCGGCACATCGCGTTTTCCCGTGGGGTGAACTGCCAGGACGAAGACATTGTGGTGTGCAACGGCGCGCAACAGGCGCTGGACCTGATCACCCGCGTGTTGATCAGCCCCGGCAGTCGGGTCGCGATGGAAGACCCGGGCTACCCGCCGGCGCGCTTGCTGTTCGGCACCCACGGCGCGGATGTGGTCGGCGTGCCCGTGGATGACGAAGGCATTGTGGTTGAGCAAATTCCCGAGGGCACGCGACTGATCTACGTCACGCCCTCGCACCAGTTTCCGCTGAGCATGCCGATGAGTCAGGCGCGGCGCGAAGCCTTGCTGGCCCGCGCCTATGAGCTGGGAGCAATCATCATCGAGGACGACTACGACAGCGAGTTCCGCTACGAAGGCCGGCCCACCGACTCCCTGTTCAGCCTCGACCAGCGCGGCATCGTCGCCTACGTCGGAACGTTCTCCAAAACCCTGCTGCCGGAGCTGCGCCTGGGTTACGCGATCCTGCCGCCAGCGATCCTCGAAGCGGTGATCCGCGCCAAGCAACTCACTGATCTGCATGCCTCCACCCTGCCGCAATGGGCCTTGGCGAAGTTCATCGCCGAGGGTTGCCTGCTCAAGCATATCCGCCGCTGCCATACGATTTACGCCCAGCGCCGCGAACGGATTCTGGCGCGCATGGCCAGCGATCTGTCGCCGTGGCTTGAGGCGGTGCCACCCAGCGCCGGGTTCCACATGGCGGCGTTCTGCAAACGGCCGATCGATTTGCCGTTGGTGATCGAGCTGGCAAAAAAGGTCGAGGTCGGCCTCTACGCCATCGACGGCTTCTACTATCAGCAACCGATAAAAAGTGGTCTGTACTTCGGCTTCGGCGCCATCGAAACCCTGGACATCGATATCGCCCTGGATCGCCTGCGCGACATCCTCCAGCAAGTGGCTTGA
- a CDS encoding carboxymuconolactone decarboxylase family protein: MSPRLDYYNASPKAMKAMIAMEALTSHLSIEQPLLQLIRIRASQLNGCAFCTDMHSVDARRAGESDRRLYALAVWRDSNFFNPRERAALAWAEAVTLLADSHVPDDIYQQAREQFSEGEMVDLTMAVTTINSWNRLAVSFRQTPSD; this comes from the coding sequence ATGTCCCCGCGCCTGGATTACTACAACGCTTCGCCCAAGGCGATGAAAGCGATGATTGCCATGGAGGCGCTGACCAGCCACCTGAGCATCGAGCAGCCGCTGCTGCAACTGATCAGGATCCGCGCCTCGCAGCTCAACGGCTGTGCGTTCTGCACCGACATGCACTCGGTGGATGCACGACGGGCCGGGGAGAGTGATCGACGCTTGTATGCGCTTGCGGTGTGGCGCGACAGCAACTTCTTCAATCCCCGCGAGCGTGCGGCGCTCGCCTGGGCTGAGGCGGTGACGCTGCTTGCCGACAGCCATGTGCCGGATGACATTTACCAGCAGGCGCGCGAGCAATTCAGTGAAGGGGAGATGGTCGACCTGACCATGGCCGTCACCACCATCAACAGCTGGAATCGCCTTGCGGTGAGCTTCCGCCAAACCCCAAGCGATTGA
- a CDS encoding secretin and TonB N-terminal domain-containing protein, with protein MCLGWLLGCTAGHAMADAVPADLRMTLHIPAQDLAHALDQYSHATGVAVLVDSQLSRGRRSLAVDGEYTAADALRRLLGGSGLMARYARDDAFTLQVAQVEDVPAPPQKQTPESVAVNRSYATAVQAAIERNLCRSPLTRPGSYRAVLQVWVGRDGLVQHNRLVTSTGDVRRDNALVESFRNLRINRPTPSALRQPVTLLLLPESSGKRMECTKWEGVSGG; from the coding sequence ATGTGTCTGGGGTGGCTGCTTGGCTGTACGGCGGGCCACGCCATGGCCGATGCGGTGCCGGCGGACCTGCGCATGACGCTGCACATTCCGGCACAGGATCTGGCGCACGCGCTGGATCAGTACAGCCACGCCACCGGTGTGGCGGTGCTGGTCGACAGTCAGTTGAGTCGCGGCCGGCGCTCGTTGGCGGTGGATGGCGAATACACCGCCGCCGATGCCCTGCGTCGATTGCTTGGCGGCAGTGGTTTGATGGCGCGCTACGCCCGGGACGATGCATTTACCTTGCAAGTGGCGCAGGTCGAAGACGTGCCGGCGCCGCCGCAAAAACAGACGCCGGAAAGCGTCGCGGTCAACCGCAGTTACGCCACGGCGGTGCAAGCGGCAATCGAGCGCAACCTGTGCCGCTCGCCGCTGACCCGTCCCGGCAGTTATCGCGCGGTGTTGCAGGTGTGGGTCGGGCGCGATGGCCTGGTGCAGCACAACCGGTTGGTCACCTCGACCGGTGATGTACGGCGCGATAACGCGCTGGTGGAAAGCTTTCGCAATCTCAGGATCAACCGGCCGACGCCCAGCGCCTTGCGTCAGCCGGTCACGTTGCTGTTGTTACCGGAGTCGTCAGGGAAACGCATGGAATGCACCAAATGGGAAGGAGTTTCCGGGGGATGA
- a CDS encoding RNA polymerase sigma factor has product MKDTGQGSMAQLFLTSYEDFRVRLRRRLGSEDLANDVLHETWLRVDRMETPPNLLRPNAYLYRMALNIAADRRQADARLLTGEEVEELLQIGDEALDPARVVGGQKEIQSLLSALYELPARRRKIFIAARLEEAPHLEISQRFGISTRMVEKEIKAALGFCAAKLERKVFQRFGRGAGKPSSE; this is encoded by the coding sequence ATGAAAGACACCGGACAAGGTTCGATGGCTCAACTGTTCCTGACGTCTTACGAGGACTTCAGGGTGCGCCTGCGTCGGCGTTTGGGCTCGGAGGATCTGGCCAACGACGTGTTGCACGAGACCTGGCTGCGGGTCGACCGCATGGAGACGCCGCCCAACCTTTTGCGACCCAATGCCTACCTCTATCGCATGGCCCTGAACATCGCTGCCGACCGCCGCCAGGCTGATGCGCGCCTGCTCACCGGCGAAGAAGTCGAGGAGCTGCTGCAAATCGGCGACGAAGCGCTCGACCCGGCGCGGGTGGTCGGTGGGCAAAAGGAAATCCAGTCGCTGCTCAGTGCGTTGTACGAGCTGCCCGCACGGCGCCGGAAGATCTTCATCGCGGCGCGTCTGGAAGAGGCGCCGCATCTGGAAATCTCCCAGCGCTTTGGCATTTCCACACGCATGGTTGAGAAGGAAATCAAAGCGGCGTTGGGCTTCTGCGCCGCCAAACTGGAAAGAAAAGTGTTTCAGCGGTTCGGTCGCGGGGCCGGAAAACCGTCTTCTGAATAG
- a CDS encoding FecR family protein, which translates to MNIFRLTPAEPSAADPLHSEARDWLVLLTSGRATVADARALREWCAQSAEHARAFEEAKRLWQQLQPAVEQMQAPRGFGRRAFLGGAIAASAAFLLVRGTIPGGFEGLGADYITEVGQQRRFEPAQGVSLELNTQTRINQRAVSDGVQGFELVSGEVEVQTARLPLAMQAGGGWLRASQGRFNLRNTDQQVCVTCLDGAVEVDVEGRSLRLEPGQQVTYDARQVGSVQSVDTAAVMNWRQQVLVFNGATLSQMIDEINRYRPGMLLLLNRELGQRRVQARFSLDQLAGVALLIRDAYGVKCTELPGGVVVLS; encoded by the coding sequence TTGAACATCTTTCGACTGACACCTGCCGAGCCATCGGCGGCCGACCCTCTGCACAGCGAAGCCCGTGACTGGCTGGTTCTGCTGACCTCGGGCCGCGCCACCGTCGCCGACGCCCGCGCCTTGCGCGAATGGTGCGCCCAGAGCGCCGAGCACGCCCGCGCGTTCGAAGAGGCCAAGCGGTTGTGGCAGCAACTGCAACCGGCCGTGGAGCAAATGCAGGCGCCGCGCGGGTTTGGTCGACGTGCTTTTCTCGGTGGCGCGATTGCCGCATCGGCGGCGTTTTTGCTGGTGCGCGGGACGATTCCTGGTGGTTTTGAAGGGCTGGGCGCTGACTACATTACTGAGGTCGGCCAACAGCGCCGCTTTGAACCGGCGCAGGGTGTGAGCCTGGAGCTCAACACGCAGACGCGGATCAATCAGCGTGCAGTGTCTGACGGTGTGCAGGGTTTTGAGCTGGTCAGTGGGGAGGTTGAGGTGCAGACCGCGCGGTTGCCGCTGGCGATGCAGGCTGGGGGAGGGTGGTTGCGTGCCAGTCAGGGGCGTTTCAACTTGCGTAATACTGATCAGCAAGTTTGCGTGACTTGCCTTGATGGTGCGGTTGAAGTGGATGTTGAAGGTCGCAGCCTGCGTCTTGAACCGGGGCAGCAGGTGACCTATGACGCGCGGCAGGTTGGCAGTGTGCAGAGTGTCGACACGGCGGCGGTGATGAATTGGCGGCAGCAGGTGTTGGTGTTTAACGGGGCGACGTTGAGTCAGATGATTGATGAGATCAACCGCTACCGTCCCGGCATGTTGCTGCTGCTCAACCGCGAACTTGGCCAACGCCGCGTCCAGGCTCGTTTCAGCCTTGACCAACTTGCTGGCGTTGCATTGCTGATTCGGGATGCTTATGGCGTCAAATGCACTGAGTTGCCGGGTGGCGTCGTCGTTTTGAGCTAG
- a CDS encoding IS256 family transposase, which produces MPTKKKPLRDLPKIPKELLEEFGEGLITAEAIEDASAAFKKALIERALSAELGHHLGYPPGAQRPEDETNQRNGKTGKTILTGDGPLRLEIPRDRDGSFAPILIPKHERRYTGFDDKIIAMYARGMTVREIRAFLSEQYGTDVSHDFISSVTHEVMEEIGAWQQRPLEPMYPVIFFDALRVKIREEGLVRNKAIYLALGVLPDGTRDILGIWIENTEGAKFWMKVFNDLKTRGVEDVLIAVTDGLKGMPEALSAVFPATTLQTCIVHLIRNSLDYAAWDKRRELAKALKPIYQAINAEAAEEALDAFENGPWGKQYPTVVAAWRRAWDRVIPFFVFPPAIRKVIYTTNAIESINAQLRKIIKTRGHFPTDDAATKLIWLGLRNITANWGSAAHDWKSAMNQFAILYGDRFIRPTW; this is translated from the coding sequence ATGCCAACCAAAAAGAAACCCCTGCGTGACCTACCAAAAATCCCCAAGGAGCTGCTCGAAGAGTTCGGTGAGGGGCTGATTACCGCAGAGGCTATTGAAGACGCTTCTGCGGCCTTCAAGAAGGCCTTGATTGAGCGAGCATTGAGTGCCGAGCTCGGTCACCACCTGGGGTATCCGCCGGGCGCGCAGCGCCCAGAGGATGAAACCAACCAGCGCAATGGCAAAACGGGCAAGACGATTTTGACGGGGGATGGCCCGCTGCGGCTGGAGATTCCCCGTGATCGGGATGGCAGTTTTGCCCCCATTCTGATCCCCAAGCATGAGCGGCGTTACACCGGTTTTGATGACAAGATCATCGCCATGTATGCCCGAGGCATGACCGTTCGAGAAATCCGCGCTTTCCTCTCTGAGCAATACGGGACGGACGTTTCCCATGACTTCATCAGCTCAGTCACGCACGAGGTGATGGAGGAAATTGGTGCGTGGCAACAGCGACCGCTTGAGCCGATGTACCCAGTCATTTTCTTCGATGCGCTGCGGGTCAAGATCCGAGAAGAAGGCCTTGTCCGCAACAAGGCGATTTACTTGGCGCTGGGTGTTTTACCCGATGGAACGCGCGATATTCTTGGTATCTGGATCGAAAACACCGAGGGTGCGAAGTTCTGGATGAAGGTCTTCAACGACCTCAAGACCCGCGGCGTAGAGGACGTGCTGATCGCCGTGACTGACGGTCTCAAAGGCATGCCAGAGGCGCTAAGCGCAGTATTTCCGGCAACAACGCTGCAAACATGCATCGTCCACTTGATCCGCAACAGCCTCGATTACGCGGCGTGGGACAAGCGCCGTGAGCTGGCCAAGGCGCTAAAACCGATCTATCAAGCCATCAACGCAGAAGCGGCTGAGGAAGCACTGGATGCCTTTGAAAATGGCCCTTGGGGTAAGCAATACCCAACGGTGGTGGCGGCCTGGAGACGAGCCTGGGATCGAGTGATTCCATTTTTTGTCTTCCCGCCTGCCATTCGAAAAGTGATCTATACGACCAACGCTATCGAAAGCATCAACGCTCAGCTACGCAAGATCATCAAGACCCGGGGCCACTTCCCGACGGATGACGCAGCGACCAAGCTGATCTGGCTTGGGCTGCGTAACATCACGGCAAACTGGGGCTCGGCGGCTCATGACTGGAAGAGTGCGATGAACCAATTTGCGATTCTGTACGGAGATCGATTTATCAGGCCGACCTGGTAA
- the gspH gene encoding type II secretion system minor pseudopilin GspH, whose product MNRQEGFTLIELMVVLVIIGIASAAISLSIKPDPLQLLRKDAERVAQLLQVAQAEARADGRPIVWVSDAKGFRFSRRSDSGKGFDHFAQDPQLRPRAWQSPKMEVRVEPKQRVVLNAEWINPPLQLTLSDGLNRLSVLRDGSGRISLQ is encoded by the coding sequence ATGAACAGGCAAGAGGGTTTTACGCTGATCGAGTTGATGGTGGTGCTGGTGATCATCGGCATCGCCAGTGCGGCGATCAGCCTGAGTATCAAGCCGGATCCGTTGCAGTTGCTGCGCAAGGATGCCGAGCGTGTGGCGCAGTTGCTGCAGGTCGCGCAGGCCGAGGCGCGGGCGGATGGCCGGCCGATTGTGTGGGTGAGTGATGCCAAGGGGTTTCGGTTTAGTCGGCGCAGTGACAGTGGCAAGGGGTTTGATCATTTCGCGCAGGATCCGCAGTTGCGGCCGCGTGCCTGGCAGAGTCCGAAGATGGAGGTGCGGGTGGAGCCGAAACAGAGGGTTGTGCTGAACGCTGAGTGGATCAATCCGCCGCTGCAATTGACGTTGTCGGATGGGTTGAATCGCTTGAGTGTGCTGCGTGATGGCAGCGGAAGGATCAGTCTGCAATGA
- a CDS encoding P-loop ATPase, Sll1717 family, producing the protein MAKFSGFFAYAASPNEIGQTIERAILVANENNNLSIKSWRALDIVGQFIAGEVLTGIKQADLFVADISVLNFNVTYEIGFAIGIGKRILITRNESIKEGTPSIREIGIFDTLGYKTYQNSADLSEFIKTAIISTPIPIPNRINNKSPVYLLEGLHKTDWATRIVSRIKKARYLFRSFDPNEQPRLSANDAISQISQSHGVVIPLLSFRSVGAESHNMRGAFLAGLADGMGKALCILQDGEGPVPIDYRDFVNTTFHPNDINDYIADFAGRVAESFQQDVKLNITTNDTFLQSLDLGATSAENEMRTLESYYLKTDPFLKSLRGEANIVVGRKGSGKSAIFLQVRDRERNKNGNIVLDLKPDGYKLIKFKELILSFLEEGTFQHTIMAFWEYVLLLEICYKILEKDREAHIHNHHLYDPYQKLAKLYKSEGYDSEGDFSERMSILMEKITTEYRSKHGTATEVRLSTGQLTELLYCHDVKQLTEQIIEYMRHKDVCWLLFDNLDKGWPTSGLQVEDLLIVRALIDATKKIERQFGRSSVVVNTIVFLRNDVYELLVKSTSDRGKEAKVLLDWTDPDLLRELIRLRIVANNFTGKEQFQGLWPKLCVSHFDGEESSQFLIDRSLMRPRFLLNLISQCKSFAINLNHEQIDSDDIIKGMAAYSTDLLIDINYEIRDVESHVDDILYAFIDSNAILSKTEIHSALKDFGVDESLIEKIFDLLLWYGFIGLDIEGEAKYIYNFNYSAQLMNGVIKKKPDISYVINPAFWPALMIKTNLPTH; encoded by the coding sequence ATGGCCAAATTTTCTGGCTTCTTCGCTTATGCAGCTTCACCTAATGAAATTGGTCAAACTATTGAACGAGCTATACTCGTCGCGAACGAAAACAACAATCTATCTATAAAGTCTTGGCGAGCATTAGATATCGTCGGTCAATTTATCGCAGGGGAAGTTTTAACTGGCATTAAACAAGCAGACCTTTTTGTCGCTGATATTTCCGTCCTAAACTTCAATGTCACTTATGAAATAGGATTCGCTATAGGAATAGGAAAAAGGATTCTAATCACTCGAAATGAAAGCATAAAAGAGGGAACGCCTTCAATTCGAGAAATTGGAATATTCGACACCTTGGGGTATAAAACATACCAAAATTCAGCAGACTTAAGCGAGTTCATAAAGACAGCAATTATTTCAACCCCGATCCCAATACCCAACAGAATAAATAACAAGTCCCCAGTGTATTTGCTTGAGGGACTACATAAAACAGACTGGGCCACACGCATTGTTTCCCGCATAAAAAAAGCAAGATACCTCTTCAGATCATTCGATCCTAATGAACAACCAAGGCTTTCTGCGAACGACGCGATTAGTCAAATATCCCAGTCCCATGGAGTAGTAATACCCTTATTATCTTTTAGGTCTGTCGGTGCCGAATCCCATAACATGCGTGGTGCGTTTCTTGCTGGCTTGGCTGATGGAATGGGTAAAGCACTTTGTATTTTGCAGGATGGCGAAGGTCCAGTTCCAATTGACTATCGCGACTTCGTAAATACCACCTTTCATCCGAATGACATTAACGACTATATAGCGGATTTCGCAGGACGCGTAGCCGAATCCTTTCAACAAGATGTTAAGCTAAACATAACTACAAACGATACATTTCTACAGTCCCTAGATCTAGGTGCAACCTCCGCCGAAAACGAAATGCGGACGCTGGAATCATACTATTTGAAGACGGATCCTTTTTTAAAATCTTTAAGAGGTGAAGCCAACATTGTAGTCGGACGAAAAGGCTCTGGAAAATCAGCTATATTCCTACAAGTGCGCGACAGAGAACGCAACAAAAATGGAAATATTGTTTTAGATCTCAAGCCTGACGGCTACAAGCTAATTAAATTTAAGGAATTAATTTTATCTTTTTTAGAGGAAGGTACTTTTCAACATACTATCATGGCATTCTGGGAGTATGTCTTACTTTTGGAGATATGCTACAAAATCTTAGAAAAAGATCGTGAAGCCCATATACACAACCATCATCTTTACGACCCATATCAAAAACTAGCCAAACTATATAAAAGCGAAGGATACGACAGTGAGGGTGATTTTTCAGAAAGGATGAGCATCCTTATGGAAAAGATAACCACTGAATATCGGTCCAAACATGGCACTGCCACAGAAGTTAGACTTTCGACAGGACAGCTTACTGAACTCCTCTATTGCCACGACGTGAAGCAGCTTACAGAGCAAATCATCGAATACATGCGACACAAAGATGTTTGCTGGCTACTATTTGACAATCTTGATAAAGGCTGGCCAACCTCCGGACTACAAGTAGAAGACCTGCTAATTGTAAGAGCGCTCATTGATGCAACTAAAAAAATTGAACGCCAGTTCGGCAGATCAAGCGTTGTTGTTAACACTATCGTTTTCCTTCGAAATGACGTCTATGAACTTTTGGTAAAAAGCACCTCGGATCGCGGCAAAGAAGCAAAAGTCCTTCTAGACTGGACGGACCCTGACTTACTTAGAGAGCTTATTAGATTAAGGATTGTTGCCAACAACTTTACCGGGAAAGAGCAGTTTCAAGGCCTTTGGCCGAAGCTTTGTGTAAGCCACTTTGACGGCGAAGAAAGTTCCCAGTTTCTAATCGACAGATCTTTAATGAGGCCAAGATTTCTTCTAAATCTCATCAGCCAGTGCAAAAGCTTCGCGATAAACTTAAATCATGAGCAAATAGATAGTGACGACATCATAAAAGGAATGGCGGCTTACTCAACCGACTTACTTATCGATATAAACTATGAAATAAGAGACGTAGAAAGCCATGTGGACGATATTTTATATGCCTTTATAGATAGTAACGCGATATTGAGCAAAACAGAAATTCACTCAGCCCTGAAAGATTTCGGTGTAGATGAGTCGCTAATTGAAAAAATATTTGATCTACTGCTTTGGTACGGCTTTATTGGTCTAGATATTGAAGGAGAGGCCAAATACATTTACAACTTCAACTACAGCGCCCAACTTATGAATGGAGTAATAAAGAAAAAACCGGACATATCCTACGTCATAAACCCAGCCTTCTGGCCAGCATTAATGATAAAAACTAATTTACCAACCCACTAG
- a CDS encoding transposase: MMGQLSSGQERLFYSFNLEDHIPANHLLRSIDQCLDLSDLRHYLADFYSPIGRPSIDPELMIRMLIVGYCYGIRSERRLCEEAHLNLAYRWFCRLSLEDEVPNHSTFSKNRHGRFRDSDLFRWLFNEVLRRCMDAGLVKGEGFAVDASIIKADASRQRGVPGDEQVNWSDPSLTTRAVREYLEALDEEALAETLPKRLSLTDPQARWTAAPGGPAFYAYSTNYLIDTEHGVIMDVEPTPAHRTAEVESTKTMIERVEALFDIKPERLIGDTAYGTAPMLAWMVEEKDIEPHVPVWDKTERKNDSFSSNDFHWNEEAEEYRCPAGNPLRSEWRAFKNERSHVTKANTIIFRSRQTDCATCPMKAKCCPNTAFRKIARSVHEAARDVARRIAATPAYQRSRHERKKVEMLFAHLKRILKLDRLRLRGMSGATDEFTLAAAVQNLRRLAKFSSQGPPVTG; encoded by the coding sequence ATGATGGGACAGTTATCGAGTGGGCAGGAGCGGCTGTTTTACTCGTTCAACCTTGAAGATCACATCCCAGCCAATCATCTTCTGCGCAGCATTGATCAGTGTCTCGATCTGAGTGACCTGCGCCATTACCTCGCCGATTTCTATAGCCCGATTGGACGTCCGTCGATTGATCCTGAACTGATGATCCGCATGCTGATCGTCGGCTACTGCTATGGCATCCGCTCCGAACGACGGTTGTGCGAAGAGGCCCATTTGAACCTGGCGTATCGCTGGTTCTGCCGGTTGAGCCTTGAAGATGAAGTGCCCAACCACTCGACCTTTTCCAAAAATCGACACGGCCGTTTTCGGGACAGTGATCTGTTTCGCTGGTTGTTCAATGAAGTGCTGCGTCGTTGCATGGACGCAGGCTTGGTCAAAGGTGAAGGCTTTGCCGTGGACGCCAGCATCATCAAGGCGGATGCGAGTCGGCAGCGCGGCGTACCGGGAGATGAACAGGTCAACTGGAGCGATCCATCCCTGACCACTCGCGCCGTGCGTGAGTATCTTGAGGCGCTCGATGAAGAGGCTCTGGCCGAAACGCTACCGAAGCGCCTGTCGCTGACGGATCCTCAGGCCCGTTGGACCGCTGCTCCAGGCGGCCCAGCTTTCTACGCTTACTCCACGAATTATCTGATCGATACCGAGCACGGCGTGATCATGGATGTGGAACCCACACCGGCTCATCGAACCGCAGAAGTCGAGAGCACCAAGACGATGATCGAACGGGTCGAAGCGCTGTTCGACATCAAGCCGGAACGCCTCATTGGCGACACCGCTTACGGTACCGCGCCGATGCTGGCCTGGATGGTGGAGGAAAAAGACATCGAGCCGCATGTGCCGGTGTGGGACAAAACTGAGCGCAAGAACGACAGCTTTTCGAGTAACGATTTCCACTGGAATGAAGAGGCCGAGGAATACCGCTGCCCAGCCGGCAACCCATTGCGCAGCGAATGGCGAGCCTTCAAAAACGAGCGTTCACACGTCACCAAAGCCAACACCATCATCTTCCGATCCCGGCAGACCGATTGCGCTACGTGTCCGATGAAAGCCAAGTGCTGCCCGAACACTGCGTTCCGCAAGATCGCTCGCAGCGTCCATGAAGCCGCTCGCGATGTGGCTCGGCGCATTGCAGCAACGCCGGCATATCAGCGCTCTCGCCACGAACGTAAAAAGGTCGAAATGTTGTTTGCCCACCTCAAGCGCATCCTGAAATTGGATCGCCTGCGGCTACGTGGCATGAGTGGCGCGACGGATGAATTCACGCTGGCCGCTGCGGTGCAGAACCTGCGACGGCTGGCCAAATTTTCATCTCAAGGGCCACCAGTCACGGGATAG
- a CDS encoding DUF6124 family protein codes for MIKPTPNPPETASVSPYESIDSKKLHEAADRALDHYLCPPGSTPPPRKNRGMYAVTADNKTEELLVDASATLASAKTIAQNVSSLLPASQRQALAGIAQLIMLGELAVNRALDNLQLPE; via the coding sequence ATGATCAAACCAACACCCAACCCACCCGAAACCGCCTCGGTTTCCCCCTACGAATCCATCGATTCAAAAAAACTCCACGAAGCCGCCGACCGCGCGCTCGACCATTACCTCTGTCCGCCCGGCTCCACGCCGCCGCCACGTAAAAACCGTGGGATGTACGCCGTGACGGCGGACAACAAAACCGAAGAACTGCTGGTCGATGCCAGTGCAACACTCGCTTCGGCCAAAACCATCGCCCAGAACGTCTCCAGCCTGTTGCCGGCATCGCAGCGCCAGGCGCTGGCGGGGATTGCGCAGTTGATCATGCTCGGGGAGTTGGCGGTGAATCGGGCGCTGGATAATTTGCAATTGCCGGAGTGA